Proteins encoded by one window of Chryseobacterium aquaeductus:
- the mnmE gene encoding tRNA uridine-5-carboxymethylaminomethyl(34) synthesis GTPase MnmE, with product MNHDTICALATANGIGAIGIIRISGDDAISVCSKIFEGKNLEKAQSHTVHYGFIKDDNEMIDEVMVSVFKAPKTFTAEDSVEISFHGSPHIAKKILEVLIKNGARMAKAGEFTMRAFINGRIDLSQAESIADLIASENEASRKVALNQLKGGITNEISFLRTDLLNFVSLIELELDFAEEDVEFADRSALNQLLDKIENKLNSLIESFQYGNAIKNGTAVAIIGKPNAGKSTLLNALLKEERAIVSNIAGTTRDTIEEILHIKGHAFRLIDTAGLRDTIDEIEAIGVKKAKEKVDNANVLVYLIDAATEDFSDDIQMIQSLIREDLKSIICATKIDEVSPNHYQNVESVLRNAISQDFDFITISAVENQNIEDLKNELSSYVEQLKSEENNVVITNQRHFEALQKSKEAINKVKEAITTQISTELLAYELRNALEHLGEISGEVTNDEVLGNIFSKFCIGK from the coding sequence ATGAATCACGACACTATCTGCGCTTTGGCAACTGCGAACGGAATTGGAGCAATCGGAATTATCAGAATTTCGGGAGACGATGCTATATCGGTTTGTTCGAAAATTTTTGAAGGTAAAAATCTCGAAAAAGCTCAATCTCATACCGTTCATTACGGATTCATAAAAGATGATAATGAGATGATTGATGAAGTGATGGTTTCTGTTTTTAAAGCTCCGAAAACCTTTACGGCAGAAGATTCTGTAGAGATTTCTTTTCACGGTTCGCCACATATTGCAAAAAAAATTCTTGAAGTCTTAATAAAAAACGGAGCGAGAATGGCAAAAGCAGGAGAATTTACGATGCGCGCATTTATCAACGGAAGAATCGATTTGAGCCAGGCAGAATCTATTGCAGATTTGATTGCTTCGGAAAATGAAGCTTCCAGAAAAGTAGCTTTGAATCAGCTAAAAGGCGGCATTACCAATGAAATTTCTTTTCTGAGAACTGACTTGTTGAATTTTGTATCGCTGATAGAATTGGAATTGGATTTTGCTGAAGAAGACGTAGAATTTGCAGACAGATCAGCTTTGAATCAATTGCTTGATAAAATTGAAAATAAACTAAATTCTTTGATAGAGAGTTTCCAATACGGAAATGCCATCAAAAACGGAACTGCCGTGGCAATTATCGGGAAACCAAATGCCGGAAAATCTACTTTACTGAACGCTTTACTGAAAGAAGAACGTGCGATTGTAAGCAATATTGCCGGAACTACACGAGATACGATTGAAGAGATTCTTCATATCAAAGGTCATGCTTTCCGTTTGATTGATACCGCTGGTTTGCGAGATACAATAGATGAAATCGAAGCTATTGGTGTGAAAAAAGCTAAAGAAAAGGTAGATAATGCGAATGTTTTGGTTTACCTGATCGATGCTGCAACAGAAGATTTTTCGGATGATATTCAGATGATTCAATCTTTGATAAGAGAAGATTTGAAATCGATTATCTGCGCCACAAAAATTGATGAGGTTTCTCCCAATCATTATCAAAATGTTGAAAGTGTTTTGAGAAATGCAATTTCTCAAGATTTTGATTTTATCACAATTTCGGCAGTTGAGAATCAGAATATTGAGGATCTTAAAAACGAACTTTCATCTTATGTAGAACAGTTAAAATCCGAAGAAAATAACGTGGTCATCACGAATCAGCGTCATTTTGAAGCTTTGCAAAAATCTAAGGAAGCAATTAATAAAGTGAAGGAAGCCATCACAACTCAAATTTCTACCGAACTTCTGGCATATGAATTAAGAAATGC
- a CDS encoding VIT1/CCC1 transporter family protein gives MMHYPLEKHYVNRVGWLRASVLGANDGLLSTTSIVIGVAAASPSRELIILTALAGMIAGAMSMAAGEYVSVSSQSDTETADLQREKKELEEIPEIELQELAKIYEKRGVSKQTALQVATELTLHNALEAHAKDELGINEITQAKPFLAAVASFFSFIAGALLPVILAVFAPEKEMVYYQYAFSIIFLMILGAVAAKAGGSNIKAAVLRICFWGTVAMVVTALVGHFFGVKLD, from the coding sequence ATGATGCATTATCCATTAGAAAAACATTACGTTAATAGAGTAGGCTGGCTTCGTGCGTCGGTCTTAGGAGCGAATGACGGTTTGCTTTCCACAACAAGTATTGTAATAGGCGTGGCAGCTGCAAGTCCCAGCAGAGAACTTATCATTCTGACTGCTCTCGCAGGAATGATCGCCGGGGCAATGTCTATGGCTGCCGGAGAATATGTGTCGGTGAGTTCACAATCTGACACCGAAACCGCAGACTTGCAAAGAGAAAAAAAAGAGCTGGAAGAAATACCTGAGATTGAATTGCAAGAATTGGCAAAGATCTACGAAAAAAGAGGAGTCAGCAAGCAAACAGCTTTGCAGGTTGCAACAGAACTTACCTTACATAACGCCTTAGAAGCACACGCAAAAGATGAATTGGGAATTAATGAAATTACTCAGGCAAAACCTTTTCTGGCAGCTGTGGCTTCATTTTTTTCCTTTATTGCAGGTGCCTTATTGCCGGTAATTTTAGCTGTTTTTGCACCCGAAAAAGAAATGGTATACTACCAATATGCTTTTTCAATTATATTTCTTATGATTTTAGGCGCAGTTGCAGCGAAAGCAGGCGGATCTAATATTAAAGCAGCTGTCTTGAGAATTTGTTTTTGGGGTACAGTTGCGATGGTAGTTACCGCTTTAGTGGGGCATTTTTTTGGAGTGAAACTAGATTAA
- a CDS encoding phosphatase PAP2 family protein — protein MILKLLTTSFILYCSMFCFGQYKVMKDSVIITAKESKKYNDEMYHFSYKKLIIPTAFIGFGVISLNSDALKNLNSTTKYEISEHQPKQIKLDNYTQYLPAAIVYGYNLSGLKGKHNFKERTIIYGTSQLIVASVTLPLKHLVKEERPDKSNSLSFPSGHTATAFSSAHFLFREYKDENIWLALSGYPIAAFTGIYRAFNDKHWVGDIVAGAGFGILSTEIAYWIFPLVDKIFKNNDSKRVTFIYPVIQSKSVGLGLVLNL, from the coding sequence ATGATATTAAAATTGCTCACCACTTCATTCATCTTGTACTGCTCAATGTTTTGTTTTGGGCAGTACAAAGTGATGAAAGATTCTGTAATAATCACTGCAAAAGAATCGAAAAAATATAACGATGAGATGTATCATTTTAGTTATAAAAAACTGATAATTCCGACAGCTTTTATAGGTTTCGGTGTGATAAGTTTAAATTCTGATGCGCTAAAAAATCTTAACAGTACAACAAAATATGAGATCAGCGAACATCAACCCAAGCAAATAAAGCTCGATAATTATACTCAGTATCTTCCTGCAGCAATAGTCTACGGCTACAATCTCTCAGGTTTAAAAGGTAAGCACAATTTCAAGGAACGGACGATTATCTACGGAACATCTCAACTTATTGTAGCTTCTGTTACGTTACCGTTGAAACACTTGGTGAAAGAAGAACGTCCGGATAAGTCAAATAGTTTATCTTTTCCTTCGGGTCACACTGCAACTGCTTTTTCATCGGCACATTTTCTTTTCAGGGAATATAAAGATGAAAATATATGGCTTGCATTATCCGGATATCCAATCGCCGCTTTTACAGGGATTTACAGAGCTTTTAACGATAAACATTGGGTAGGAGATATTGTTGCAGGAGCAGGTTTTGGTATCTTAAGTACCGAAATCGCTTACTGGATTTTTCCTTTAGTTGATAAGATTTTTAAAAATAATGATTCAAAACGTGTAACTTTCATCTATCCGGTCATTCAGTCAAAATCTGTCGGTTTGGGTTTGGTCTTAAATCTTTAA
- a CDS encoding DUF3570 domain-containing protein — translation MKKVIINIIALFGFFNAHAQENANTEPSKKLSLDEINLVSSYYKQDGNNAAVTGGVGSEKLTDISNSIDVVMVKYDKKFRKNKFTFDLGIDHYTSASSDMIDLKANSSASSADTRFYPSLGWSRENESKGSTLMAGVSYSGEYDYQSMGANIGFAQKTPNRMGEFTARFQTFIDQVSMIAPIELREDSSVQSTGTSGRNTFAFSLSYSQIINKNFQLELMTDAVQQTGYLSLPFHRVYFTDGSVHQEALPDKRFKLPVGIRANYFFGDKIILRSYYRYYTDDWGLKSHTINIETPVKISPFLSVSPFYRYYSQSGAKYFLPNQQHTNFNNFYTSNYDLSTFNSHFYGAGIRINPKNGLFGIQRLNMLEIRYGHYTKSIGMKSDIISLNLRFK, via the coding sequence ATGAAAAAAGTAATTATAAACATCATTGCGCTTTTCGGATTTTTCAACGCTCACGCACAAGAAAATGCCAATACCGAACCATCAAAAAAACTGAGTCTGGATGAGATCAATCTTGTCTCAAGCTATTATAAACAAGACGGAAACAATGCTGCGGTTACTGGTGGAGTGGGGTCAGAAAAGCTCACAGATATTTCCAATTCCATAGATGTTGTCATGGTAAAATATGACAAAAAATTCAGAAAGAATAAGTTCACTTTTGATCTTGGGATAGATCATTATACGTCTGCATCGTCAGATATGATTGATCTGAAAGCCAATTCTTCAGCTTCAAGCGCAGACACCAGATTTTATCCTTCGCTTGGCTGGAGTCGTGAAAATGAATCAAAAGGAAGTACGTTAATGGCTGGCGTTTCATATTCCGGAGAATACGACTATCAGTCGATGGGTGCAAATATTGGTTTTGCTCAAAAGACACCTAATAGAATGGGCGAGTTTACCGCAAGATTTCAGACATTTATTGATCAGGTATCAATGATTGCACCGATAGAATTGAGGGAAGATTCCTCTGTACAAAGTACTGGGACGAGCGGACGAAATACGTTTGCATTTTCGCTATCTTATTCACAGATCATTAATAAGAATTTTCAATTGGAATTAATGACTGATGCCGTTCAACAGACAGGTTATCTCAGTCTGCCTTTTCATAGGGTTTATTTTACGGATGGTTCTGTGCATCAGGAAGCCTTGCCGGACAAAAGATTTAAACTTCCGGTAGGAATTCGAGCCAATTATTTCTTTGGAGATAAAATCATTCTGCGAAGTTATTACCGCTATTACACAGACGATTGGGGATTGAAATCTCATACCATCAATATAGAAACGCCTGTGAAAATTTCACCTTTCTTATCAGTGAGTCCGTTTTACAGATACTATTCTCAAAGTGGTGCGAAATATTTTCTGCCCAATCAGCAACATACCAATTTTAATAATTTTTATACCAGCAACTATGATCTTTCAACCTTCAACAGTCATTTTTATGGAGCCGGAATCCGCATCAACCCAAAAAACGGATTATTCGGAATACAGCGACTTAATATGCTGGAAATCAGATATGGTCATTATACCAAATCCATTGGTATGAAGTCAGATATTATTTCGCTTAATCTGAGATTTAAATAA
- a CDS encoding DUF4266 domain-containing protein yields the protein MKNISIKIIMGISVFFALSMIHSCTTVKEYEKNKLNDAEMVLGNRTIEKTELSFQSYREGSSGANAGKVGGGCGCN from the coding sequence ATGAAAAATATTTCAATAAAAATAATAATGGGCATATCTGTTTTTTTTGCCCTTTCAATGATTCATTCTTGTACAACAGTAAAAGAATACGAAAAAAATAAACTCAATGATGCTGAAATGGTTTTGGGAAACCGAACAATTGAAAAAACAGAACTGAGTTTCCAATCTTATCGTGAAGGTTCTTCGGGAGCTAATGCCGGCAAAGTTGGCGGTGGGTGTGGATGCAATTAA
- a CDS encoding FAD:protein FMN transferase, whose translation MQKEFRKSQKLMGNMFEITVVDESERIALKHIEAAVSEIVRIEKLLTTYSDDSQTNLINKNAGIKPINVDTEVFQLIERSLRISDITDGYFDISYGGIDKTFWNFDREMQQLPNPELVKEHLKLVNYKNILLNAENQTIFLKEKGMRIGFGGIGKGYAAEMAKRILQQRGVSSGVVNASGDLTTWGSQADGKPWTIGIADPDNAALPFSYMNITNTSVATSGNYEKFVVIDGKKYSHTINPKTGMPISGIKSVTIICPNAEIADAMATPVTIMGIDAAIGLVNQINHLECIIIDDQNKIHSSKNINFK comes from the coding sequence ATGCAGAAAGAGTTTCGCAAATCCCAAAAATTGATGGGAAATATGTTTGAAATCACAGTCGTTGATGAAAGTGAAAGAATTGCTTTAAAACATATTGAAGCCGCAGTTTCGGAAATCGTCAGGATTGAAAAATTGCTCACGACTTACAGTGATGACAGTCAAACCAATCTCATCAACAAAAATGCGGGAATTAAACCAATAAATGTAGATACAGAAGTTTTTCAGTTGATCGAAAGAAGTCTGCGAATCAGTGATATAACTGATGGTTATTTTGATATTTCTTATGGTGGAATCGATAAAACCTTTTGGAACTTCGACCGTGAAATGCAGCAGCTTCCTAATCCCGAACTGGTAAAAGAACATCTCAAACTCGTCAATTATAAAAACATTCTTTTGAACGCAGAAAATCAAACTATTTTTTTGAAAGAAAAAGGAATGAGAATAGGTTTTGGCGGCATCGGTAAAGGTTACGCTGCGGAAATGGCAAAAAGAATTCTTCAACAAAGAGGTGTTTCTTCTGGAGTTGTAAATGCTTCCGGAGATCTTACAACTTGGGGATCACAGGCAGACGGAAAACCGTGGACGATCGGGATTGCAGATCCGGACAATGCTGCGCTTCCGTTTTCTTATATGAACATCACCAATACTTCCGTGGCAACTTCCGGGAATTACGAGAAATTTGTAGTGATAGACGGTAAGAAATATTCTCACACCATCAATCCCAAAACGGGAATGCCGATTTCTGGTATCAAAAGTGTGACTATAATTTGTCCGAATGCCGAGATTGCTGATGCGATGGCAACGCCCGTCACGATTATGGGAATCGATGCGGCAATTGGTCTCGTCAATCAGATCAATCATTTAGAATGCATCATCATTGATGATCAAAATAAGATTCATTCTTCCAAAAACATCAATTTTAAATAA
- a CDS encoding thioredoxin family protein: protein MKKIFAATMLALFSVFANAQTRFEQAKKNASEQNELILLNFSGSDWCIPCIKLHKNIIETDAFKKLSTDHILEYVNADFPRSKKNQPSAEIKKENAVLADRYNPKGLFPYTILLNSEGKVLKTWEGLPSQEALAFSNEIRSFYQKK, encoded by the coding sequence ATGAAAAAAATATTTGCTGCCACAATGTTGGCGCTATTCTCGGTTTTTGCCAACGCACAGACACGTTTCGAACAGGCGAAAAAAAACGCTTCCGAGCAAAACGAATTGATACTTCTCAATTTTTCCGGTTCAGATTGGTGCATTCCGTGTATCAAACTGCACAAAAATATTATTGAAACTGATGCTTTCAAGAAGCTCTCAACCGATCATATTTTGGAATATGTGAATGCAGATTTTCCAAGAAGCAAGAAAAATCAGCCTTCTGCAGAAATCAAAAAAGAAAATGCAGTTTTGGCAGATCGTTATAACCCAAAAGGCTTATTTCCTTATACAATTTTATTGAATTCTGAAGGAAAAGTTCTGAAAACATGGGAAGGTTTGCCGTCGCAGGAAGCACTTGCTTTCAGCAATGAGATTCGAAGTTTTTATCAGAAAAAATAA
- a CDS encoding aminopeptidase P family protein: protein MTSKEKVAALREEMQKNNVDAFIVYSADPHMSEYLPEEWQERAWLSGFLGSAGFVVITKEKAGLWTDGRYFTQAPIELSGSGIDLFKDGMEGTPQYIDWIIAEIPANGKVAVNGIATSHTNWELLHSKLSPKNITLVDLPLLKSVWKERGEPSKNPIYTHPVERAGKSVTDKISAIRQKMEDMEVTFHIISSLDDVAWTLNLRGSDVESNPVFLGYIIITKNDAMLFTDLEKMEVEARKQMDEAWVKMMPYEEFYNHLKNIRNEKVLVSPNSNQSIFEALKIGNEFVKAAVPGNLMKAQKNETELEGFRKVMERDGVAMVKFLYWLTHNAGKQTMNEFSIGEKLRGFRAEGENFVGESFGSIVGYKDNGAIMHYSAKKEGSKDVTNEATILVDSGGQYLEGTTDITRTLALGAASEEFKINSTLVLQGLIRLSMVKFPKGTKGVQLDAIARLPLWMNGKDYNHGTGHGVGSFMNVHEGPQNIRKDMNPQELLVGMVCSNEPGFYVEGEYGIRHENLIAVKESEKTDFGTFYEFETLTFCPFFKDTIAKEILSENEIRWLNNYHRICEEKLAPHLEGEVKEWFLELVSPL from the coding sequence ATGACTTCAAAGGAAAAAGTAGCAGCGCTTCGTGAAGAAATGCAGAAAAATAATGTTGATGCATTTATTGTATACTCCGCAGATCCACACATGAGTGAATATTTACCCGAAGAATGGCAAGAGAGAGCTTGGTTATCAGGCTTTTTGGGCTCAGCAGGTTTTGTGGTGATTACAAAAGAAAAAGCTGGATTGTGGACGGATGGAAGATATTTTACTCAGGCACCCATTGAACTTTCCGGCTCAGGAATTGATCTTTTCAAAGATGGTATGGAGGGAACGCCTCAATACATCGATTGGATCATCGCTGAAATTCCTGCCAATGGGAAAGTTGCCGTAAACGGAATTGCTACTTCTCATACCAATTGGGAACTTTTACATTCAAAATTAAGTCCGAAAAATATTACTCTGGTAGATCTTCCACTTTTGAAAAGCGTCTGGAAAGAAAGGGGAGAACCTTCAAAAAATCCTATCTATACACATCCGGTTGAGAGAGCGGGAAAATCTGTGACAGATAAAATCTCTGCCATTCGCCAGAAGATGGAGGATATGGAAGTGACCTTTCATATCATTTCCAGTTTGGATGATGTTGCCTGGACTCTGAACTTGAGAGGAAGCGATGTGGAAAGCAATCCTGTATTTTTAGGATATATTATTATTACGAAAAATGATGCAATGTTGTTCACTGATCTTGAAAAAATGGAGGTGGAAGCAAGAAAACAGATGGATGAAGCCTGGGTAAAAATGATGCCTTATGAGGAGTTTTATAATCATTTAAAAAATATCAGAAACGAGAAAGTTTTAGTTTCTCCAAACAGCAATCAGTCGATATTTGAAGCCTTAAAAATAGGAAATGAATTCGTAAAGGCTGCTGTTCCCGGAAATTTAATGAAGGCTCAAAAAAATGAAACTGAATTGGAAGGTTTCAGAAAAGTAATGGAGAGAGACGGCGTTGCAATGGTGAAATTCCTGTATTGGTTAACCCATAATGCTGGAAAACAAACTATGAACGAATTTTCTATTGGCGAAAAATTAAGAGGTTTCCGTGCAGAAGGAGAAAATTTTGTTGGCGAGAGTTTCGGAAGTATCGTTGGATACAAAGATAATGGTGCCATCATGCACTACTCTGCAAAAAAAGAAGGCAGCAAAGATGTTACCAATGAAGCTACCATTTTGGTTGATTCCGGCGGTCAATATTTAGAAGGAACCACAGATATTACGAGAACTTTAGCTTTAGGAGCAGCTTCTGAGGAATTTAAGATCAATTCAACTTTAGTTTTACAGGGTTTGATCCGCCTTTCTATGGTTAAATTTCCAAAAGGAACAAAAGGAGTACAGCTCGATGCCATTGCCAGACTTCCTTTATGGATGAATGGAAAAGATTATAACCACGGAACAGGGCATGGTGTGGGAAGTTTTATGAATGTGCATGAAGGTCCGCAAAACATCAGGAAAGATATGAATCCTCAGGAATTACTTGTGGGAATGGTATGTTCAAACGAGCCGGGATTTTATGTAGAAGGAGAATACGGAATTCGCCATGAAAATCTTATTGCAGTAAAAGAATCTGAAAAAACAGATTTCGGAACTTTTTATGAGTTTGAAACTTTAACTTTTTGTCCGTTCTTCAAAGATACTATTGCAAAGGAAATTCTTTCTGAAAACGAAATTCGATGGTTAAACAATTACCACAGAATTTGTGAAGAAAAACTAGCACCGCACTTGGAAGGTGAAGTGAAAGAATGGTTTTTGGAATTGGTAAGCCCTCTTTGA
- a CDS encoding DUF6526 family protein: MKTQNYQNHRKFYTPHHFIFLPLLILLEGIGIYKIWNDTQHQLIWILFSIVIFLILYLAIMVRQHYALGNQNRIIRLEFKQRYFEIFTKRSDDVCEKLNFGQIAALRFAYDDEFKELLDKALNENMSGDTIKKSIKNWKPDFHRV, encoded by the coding sequence ATGAAAACACAGAATTACCAAAACCACAGAAAATTTTATACTCCACATCATTTTATTTTTCTTCCTCTGCTCATACTTTTAGAAGGAATCGGAATTTATAAAATTTGGAATGATACACAACATCAATTGATCTGGATCTTGTTTTCAATAGTCATATTTCTGATTTTGTATCTGGCGATCATGGTAAGACAACATTATGCTTTAGGCAATCAAAATCGTATTATAAGATTAGAATTTAAACAAAGATATTTTGAGATTTTTACTAAAAGATCTGATGACGTTTGTGAAAAATTAAATTTCGGACAGATTGCAGCATTGAGATTTGCTTATGACGATGAGTTTAAGGAACTTTTAGATAAAGCTTTAAATGAAAATATGTCCGGCGATACCATCAAAAAATCAATTAAAAACTGGAAACCCGATTTCCATAGAGTTTAA
- a CDS encoding phosphatidate cytidylyltransferase yields MKKFTLYSISLFSLLLLTSCEAVETIFKAGMWWGFILVGGVIALIIWLFSRGKNS; encoded by the coding sequence ATGAAAAAGTTTACATTGTACAGTATTTCTTTATTCAGTTTACTGTTGCTAACAAGTTGTGAAGCGGTAGAAACAATCTTCAAAGCGGGTATGTGGTGGGGATTTATCTTGGTAGGTGGCGTAATAGCTCTTATTATCTGGCTATTTTCTAGGGGTAAAAACTCTTAA
- a CDS encoding DNA topoisomerase IB: MDQSDLEIISHLKPSKIVKIMKDPVASAKAVNLVYTSDAEIPGILRKKKGKKYAYFKDGEKIKDKEEITRINSLVIPPAWENVWICSINNGHLQATGLDARKRKQYRYHPLWSALRNHTKFYRMLQFGYALPQIRLQLEKDLALRNFEKRKILALIVSLMQRTNIRIGNNIYEKLYGSFGLTTLKGKHVKVEGQKINFSFKGKKGVMHDVDLKSKRLAKLITKCKEIPGKELFQYYDDEGNRHAVDSGMVNEYIKELSGEDFTAKDFRTWSGTVNALIAFKEIGYAENNSQYKKKVKAALEIVAEHLGNTSTVCRKYYVHPLVINLYENNSIKKYLDELEKIEENDGKAGLTHEEKLVLKILENEKM; the protein is encoded by the coding sequence ATGGATCAATCAGACCTTGAGATTATCTCTCACCTGAAACCTTCGAAGATCGTAAAAATTATGAAAGATCCGGTAGCTTCTGCAAAGGCGGTGAATCTTGTATACACTTCCGATGCAGAAATTCCCGGTATTTTGCGAAAAAAGAAAGGTAAAAAATATGCGTATTTTAAAGACGGTGAAAAAATCAAAGACAAAGAAGAGATTACAAGAATCAATAGTCTGGTAATACCGCCGGCCTGGGAAAACGTTTGGATTTGTTCTATTAATAATGGTCATCTTCAGGCAACAGGTCTTGATGCAAGAAAAAGAAAACAATACAGATATCATCCTTTGTGGAGTGCGTTGAGAAATCATACAAAGTTTTACCGTATGCTTCAATTTGGTTACGCATTGCCACAAATCCGATTACAACTGGAAAAAGATTTAGCCCTAAGAAATTTTGAAAAGCGAAAAATTCTTGCCCTGATTGTTAGTTTGATGCAACGTACCAATATCAGAATTGGTAATAACATTTACGAAAAACTATATGGTTCTTTTGGTCTGACGACGCTTAAGGGAAAGCACGTAAAAGTTGAGGGACAAAAAATCAATTTCTCATTTAAAGGAAAAAAAGGAGTCATGCATGATGTTGATCTTAAAAGTAAAAGATTGGCAAAATTGATCACCAAATGCAAAGAAATTCCGGGGAAAGAACTTTTTCAGTATTACGATGATGAAGGAAATCGTCATGCGGTAGATTCCGGGATGGTGAATGAATATATTAAAGAATTAAGCGGGGAAGATTTTACAGCAAAAGATTTCAGAACGTGGTCAGGAACCGTAAATGCGTTAATTGCCTTCAAAGAAATCGGATATGCTGAAAATAATTCTCAATACAAAAAGAAAGTAAAAGCTGCCCTGGAAATCGTTGCCGAACATTTGGGAAATACAAGTACGGTCTGCAGGAAATACTACGTACATCCTTTAGTCATCAATCTTTATGAAAATAATTCGATTAAAAAATACCTTGATGAATTGGAAAAAATAGAAGAAAATGATGGCAAAGCAGGATTGACACACGAGGAAAAATTAGTTTTAAAAATTTTGGAAAACGAGAAGATGTGA